The proteins below are encoded in one region of Paenibacillus albus:
- a CDS encoding sulfatase family protein — translation MSKKPNILLITSDQQHWNTIGAFNKELSTPNLDRLAREGTTFNRAYCPNPTCTPSRASIITGMYPSQHGAWTLGTKLLEDRHTVGEDFTEAGYRTALVGKAHFQPLKTTDEYPSLESYPLLQDLDFWRDFHGPFYGFEHVELTRPHTNEAHIGQHYAAWLEEKGCDNWRDYFLPPTGTMDKSITYKWPIPEKYHYNTWIAERTGDLLEQYKNEDESFFLWASFFDPHPEYLVPEPWDTMYDPDQLTIPSLVPGEHDRNPPHFAKTQEEHPEFSELKETGHGIHGYRSHHYYEYGDRFKLTEYDKKKLVAVYYGMISMMDKYIGQILDRLDALGLAEDTIIVFTTDHGHFFGQHGLQAKGGFHYEDLIKLPFIVRYPGSVPAGQQSEAIQSLVDLAPTFLSFTGIKAPPTMTGVDQKQVWLGQAEQARDHAICEFRHEPTTIHQKTYVDQRFKITVYYNQTYGELFDLLEDPNELNNLWDDPAHSERKQELLLKYIWAELGKEPMPMPRIWGA, via the coding sequence ATGTCGAAGAAACCAAACATTTTGTTAATAACGAGCGATCAACAGCACTGGAATACCATTGGTGCCTTTAATAAGGAGCTCTCGACACCTAACCTGGACCGGTTAGCGCGGGAAGGAACGACTTTTAACCGGGCCTACTGCCCGAATCCGACCTGCACGCCTTCGCGTGCTTCAATTATTACCGGTATGTATCCAAGTCAGCACGGTGCTTGGACGTTAGGGACGAAGCTGTTGGAGGACCGTCATACGGTTGGCGAGGATTTTACAGAGGCAGGCTATCGTACTGCGCTTGTTGGCAAGGCACATTTCCAGCCGCTTAAGACGACGGATGAATATCCTTCCCTAGAATCCTATCCGCTGCTTCAAGATCTCGATTTCTGGAGAGATTTTCACGGACCGTTCTATGGCTTCGAACATGTGGAGCTCACCCGTCCGCATACGAATGAAGCCCATATTGGCCAGCATTATGCCGCATGGCTGGAAGAGAAGGGCTGCGATAATTGGCGAGATTATTTCCTGCCTCCGACTGGCACGATGGACAAGTCTATCACCTATAAGTGGCCGATTCCGGAGAAGTATCACTACAATACTTGGATAGCCGAACGAACGGGTGATTTGCTAGAGCAGTACAAAAACGAGGACGAAAGCTTCTTTCTATGGGCTAGCTTCTTCGACCCACACCCCGAATATTTGGTTCCCGAGCCATGGGATACGATGTATGATCCCGATCAATTGACGATTCCTTCGTTGGTTCCCGGGGAGCATGACCGAAATCCGCCGCATTTTGCGAAGACGCAGGAAGAGCACCCTGAATTCTCGGAGCTCAAGGAAACCGGACATGGCATTCATGGCTACCGTTCTCACCATTACTACGAATATGGCGATCGCTTCAAACTAACCGAGTACGACAAGAAGAAGCTTGTAGCTGTTTATTATGGCATGATTAGCATGATGGACAAATACATCGGGCAAATTCTAGATCGACTGGATGCGCTTGGTCTGGCTGAGGATACCATCATCGTATTTACGACGGATCACGGACATTTCTTCGGTCAACACGGCTTGCAGGCAAAAGGAGGCTTCCACTACGAAGACTTGATTAAGCTGCCTTTTATCGTTCGATATCCGGGCTCTGTACCTGCCGGACAGCAATCTGAGGCCATTCAGTCACTTGTTGATTTAGCTCCGACCTTCCTTTCGTTCACCGGTATTAAGGCGCCTCCTACGATGACCGGCGTCGATCAGAAGCAAGTATGGCTCGGTCAAGCCGAGCAAGCAAGGGATCACGCGATTTGCGAATTCCGCCATGAACCGACCACGATTCATCAGAAGACGTACGTTGATCAGCGATTTAAAATCACGGTCTATTACAATCAGACATATGGAGAACTATTCGATCTGCTAGAAGATCCGAACGAGCTAAATAACTTGTGGGACGATCCGGCGCATAGTGAACGAAAACAAGAATTGCTGCTCAAATACATCTGGGCCGAGCTTGGCAAAGAGCCAATGCCGATGCCGCGGATTTGGGGAGCATAG